The window ATTTTTGAGTGTTGACTAGTAGCCACAGTTCTTGCATGCAGGCCTTTCACCTTCGGGGGTGGGTTTGATTTTGGAGTTTCAGCTCTTCTAACTGCTCAATTCAGCAGAACTTAGTTTACAGTTGCACTTGCCTATAATTTTCCAACTCTCATGAAATGCATTTATCTGTAGTAGTAATCCAAGATGGGCAGTCAAGATTAAGTGACAACACACATTACTTATCAAGTTATCAACCCAGGCATTCAATAGTCAGATGATACTTAACAGATTTAGAATGAAAGCATATTCTTCAAACGAGACATGTTATTATCTTTATAAGATATCAAACCGAGAAATGATGCCGCGGCCTAGACATTATGTAGAAACTACATCGACAAATAACAAGCCAAAGCCTAAGAAGAAGCAAATAACGAACCGATTAAAAGAacataaggaaaaaaaatctttaccAAGCTTAGTTCCAACCAGAACAATAGGCACTCCTGGAGCATAATGCTTCAACTCTGGAATCCACTGGAAATTATGCCAAAAAGATCGAAATAAAGCATTAGTAACTATATATTGggaactaaaaaaattattctctcATAGAGAAACGTATTACCATCGgatattttacctttttagaaacattttcaTAGCTGGCCTTGCTAATGAGAGAGAATGCCAATATAAAAACATCTGCCCCACGATAACTCAAAGGCCTTAGCCGGTTATAATCCTCCTGTCCTGTTACGTACAATAACAAATTCAACcccaagaaagaaagaagaaacacaacactagaaaaacaaaaggagaATAGATTAGCAAAATACCGGCTGTATCCCACAACCCTAGGTTAACAGTGCTCCCATTCACAACTACATTTGCACTGAAATTATCAAAAACCGTAGGCACATAATCCTACATCCCACCACATTTCAGAAGGAAACAACAAAATGTAAGTTTCTTACAATTACAACAAGAAATATCTAAGAAaacattgtttaaaaaaggaaagattctaaaggaaagtaaataaacaaaaggcAACATGCAAAAGAAGATCATatcaaaaatttcatatttaataaagaaaacatgtaaatattaaaatattaaaatatccaTCCATCCGCTCATTCAATTTCTGCAACATAATCATAAACCACGATTCAAAAATCAACtctttacattaaaaaaaaaaaaaaaaagacaagaaattGATGCCAAATGTCAGAAGCgaaagcaaaaataaaaaaatcccaGATCCCATATGCAAAATCCATTGGATAAATGAAACCCAATAGTTTTAACAAGGAAACATACAAGTGAATCCTATCAtatgaatggaaaaaaaaggggCAAAATGGGTAataatgagaaataaaaagaaagagagactGACAGTGGGGAAGGTGTTGCTGGTATAGGAGATAAGGAGACAAGTTTTGCCAACAGCTCCATCTCCAACGGTGACGCACTTGATGAACCTTGAAGCGCTCATTGTGAGAAAGGGGTGGGGTGggggtggaggtggaggtgggGGGGCCTCAGATCGTGAACCTGaggacaaaaagaaagaaacccaGTAACTTAGACGCCGTGATGAATGTGGAGGAGGTTCGGAGGTCCGGCAGGTGGGtggaaaaaaacagaagagagaaaaaggggGGAGGAagggaaatgaagaaaaccctaaaaagggagagaaaaaaagaaaaatgaaatgaaggatatggagaaagaaagaaagaaggggaaagagagaaagaaaggaagaattGAGAAAGCAATCAATGGAGgttgaagagagagaaagagaagagagagaaacctTTGAAGCCGGGAAATAATGCCGATGAAGCGTTCGTTGAGCAAACCAATCTGCGCCAACAAACCTTCGTTGGTTCACTTCTTTTTcccttaaactttttttccttttcttttcttcttcattaaaaatacaaaaactatttttttattttctttatctttatttttgaaaaaataaaaaaagaataaagaagattGAATTACAACTTTCACAAATGTTCTTTAGCCTTAGTTTCATGCAACTTTAAACCAGAGTAAAACTAGAAGAATTACTTAACCCTAAATACATACTCAAGAACAACGAGAAGCGGGTCTAGTAGAGCTTTcgaaaaataggaagaaaaggCAATTGAAAGACTAGCTCAGGTTGTGACCAATTTGGTGCACTTTGACTTTGGAAGCCGAGGTCGAAGACAATAATTCGCCACGAGTGGCTAATCCAAACCGTCTCTCTATTAGGAAAAGAAGTggatttcaaattctaaaggAAAAATGGAGACTCCTTAAACTACCATATAAATTAGAGCATGATAGCATAAGCTTTAACTTCTCCCTAAAAACTACTAGCCTTGACCTTTGTGCGTGAAAGTCGGGTGAGTTCGTTTGGCCAAACTTTACTATTAACAAAGTTTAATAAGGTATTGAAGTTTCAATAtgtataatatgtaaaattgaaattacatctaatatatctaaaattttgaatagttaccgaattgaaattaaatttcattagtATATATCTTTGATTGAAGTGGACGTTGGAGAATGGATTTTGTAGCATTTGTGTTTGCTGTCCTGCTAGGTTGTGAAGCCTAATGTTATGattgttcttttaaatattggaAAGACagctaaattaataattaactaagaaattttgattttctttccttttaaaacattatatttgtatttatattacttatttttttaaaaataaacaatataaactgtatttcttacatttttctataatcGGTATAAGTTATAATGATTTGAACATGTCGtgtatttaattagaaaaaaactcCAACAGTTTGGAGtatatggttttgtttttattaactaTCGGTTTCATCTCGAAAATATTAATCCTTATATAACGTTGGGTTTATAAACTTTACTTTACAACTATTTAGTCATTACTTTATTgaactattatattttagttatcaAACTTTGGCACGTAACAGTTTGGTTAGATAGTAACTATGCAAAATCTGGctgaaatcaaaattaatgcAAATGTACTTTAAACACACATGCCTTTAGtatttttataacatatgCAAGGCAGGTTGCTAATGCTACAACTTTCAGCTggtttattagttttaattgaactttgaagaagaaaaaagttattaatcCAAATTCCCAACAATATTATCAAATCCCATTTGAATGATTCCAATATTGGGTGATGTAATTGCCAAATTCCCACAGAATAATCTAAACAAAACAAGAGATCAAAGATGGAACTTTATTTATCTCAGTAGTTTCATTCAAAACACCCTAGAATGGTGGATCTTGTGTTAAACATCATAGGCATTACCAGATTTGAAATCACTCATCGCTTggattttctaataaatataatgaagACTAAAGCTAAGGGGGAAGAGGAAGGAAGAGCCAGGAAAATATCATAAACGACCATATGGTACAGAACTTACACACAGCTTGGAATGATCTCTTTTAgatcttaaaaaattcaagatttGCAAAATGAACGAAGCGTCTCGTCCAATGCCTTCCTGTCGTAATCTCCTGTGAAAACACAGTTTCCTAGAGGACCTTTCAAGAGAATTAGCCTTAGAAGCCCATCAGCAACCTTCTTGTCGACCTGATATGGGTATCGAGCTTAGAATACTGGAGAGACAATAACATAAGAGTACAAAGAAGCATCCTAAATCACCTACCGCCATTATAGATTTGAACATTTCCACCGTCATGCTTTCAGGAGGTGCAATAGGCAACTTAGCCTGTTTTAGAATGGCGAGAACTCTGCTTACAATTGTATCATCGATCCATCCAAGACGGTATGACATGTCAACTGCCATCACCTGAAAATTGGCAAAGAAACCCCACACTTAGAGAAATGGTATATATGAAGTAGAATGCATACTGTTTGAACTTAATGATGCAGTACCGTGCCAACTGCAACAGCTTCTCCATGGAGCCACTGACCGTACCCGAACCCAGTTTCTATTGCCTATAGAACATTGCACAGAGTGAGAAGctattaagaaagaaagagtacTCCATGATGAACATGATAGATGATTTGTgaacagaaaaaaagaaaatatttttcgaGCAAGCACGCCATACAAGAGGATTGCAATGATTGGAGACTGCAGAAGGAGCTGCCCAAGGTATGCTTTGGCTCAAAGAGGATTgataattgaaattataaaaaatgtgagaagCTAAACAAAGAGGATTGAAATGAGAAACAGATCCTACAAGTGTCTAAGGTAAGAAGGGCATTGAAAAAGATATGATGATTAAAATTGGCATGTTCAACAATATAATCTTCATTTCCTCACATTCAAATCATATAACTAAGTgcttttccaaaaaaaaaagaaaatcatataaCTAAGTGAAAGAACCCATCTTACGTGTCCGAATGTGTGGCCTAAGTTCAGAGTTGCCCTTAGTCCACTTTCCTTTTCATCCAATGATACAACCTCAGCCTTGTTCTCACACGAACGTTTTATCGCATAAGCTAAAGCAGCTGGATCCCTACAACAACAAACAGATGAAAAAATCTAGTCAAACATCCATGAAAAAGATAGATAGCAAAGCTACAAGGTAATCCGTGCTAGAACCTCCCCTCTTCTCTCGAGTGTACTGACTCAAGTCCTAATCCGATTAAAAATTGGCTACCTTCCTCATCCCCCACTCCCTTCACTTATAACCAAATGCCGTATAGGCTTCCATCACTAATTACTaatataacaacaaacaaGATGAACAAAATGGCAATCGAATTAGCAAAAATGCCTTTCatacaagaaaaaacaagCTCTATCCTATGAAAACAACACGGCATGTGAAAGGATTCTAGAGAGTGTAAATGACATTCATAATTGTAGATATCAAACTAAACACTGCATTTTCAGATATTTCAAGAGAACATTAAtaaattcaacttttgttCAAAAATAGATTTGATTGACTAAATTTACCCCAatgtaacaaattaaaatttggagtTTAGTGCTGATATGACGCGGTTTAAAAACACGAGGCTTTCTAAGTACAAATTACTACTATGCTATCTCCTCCATTTCATTTTAGTAGTCCATATGTTGGTGCCTCATGATTCATACCAATACGAGTTACATaaacaactaaaatttttGCCTCTAGTATTGCAATTTCattaaaacacaaatataGCAGTCAATTTATCTTCATTATAAATGATTTAGTAAGAATTCAAGCATATTGGACATAAATCGATAACATTTTACCCACACACCTTGCCATTAACGAAGGCATATTTTTCTCCTGCCATTCGAAAAACTCGGCATCCCTAATAAGACCATACTTAATAACCTCCGCAAACCCAGAAGCCAGTTCTCTATCAGGTAGGGTGTTTAATGTATCTGTATCTACAACAACACATTGAGGTTGATAAAATGCGCCAATCAAGTTCTTCCCCAAACGGTGATTTATACCGGTCTTTCCTCCAACTGAAGAGTCCACCTAGAACACACCGATGGAAGAGCAAGAAATGTTAAACAAAAGCTCATCAAGTTTTTAAAGAACTAAACTTCAGAAAAGCTCCATACTTGTGCCATAACTGTCGTGGGAATCTGAATGAAGTTAACCCCTCTAAGGAAAGAAGCTGCAGCATAACCACACATATCACCAATGACACCACCTCCAAGGGCCACAAATGTACATCGCCGATCAAGCCGTGACTCGATAGCCTTGTCAAAGACTTTCATGAGTGTGTCCTACTAATTCAAGATTGTGGTTAGTTTCAATTCTAGGGGGCACGTGGCAGAGCCAAGAAATATATATGGAGGGACAAATTTTTACATTCCAACTTCTTATACATACAATCTTTCAGTTTTAACAAGGAAATTTAGATGCAGAAGAGTAGTAATGTAAACTACT of the Cucumis sativus cultivar 9930 chromosome 3, Cucumber_9930_V3, whole genome shotgun sequence genome contains:
- the LOC101218715 gene encoding rac-like GTP-binding protein ARAC1; protein product: MSASRFIKCVTVGDGAVGKTCLLISYTSNTFPTDYVPTVFDNFSANVVVNGSTVNLGLWDTAGQEDYNRLRPLSYRGADVFILAFSLISKASYENVSKKWIPELKHYAPGVPIVLVGTKLDLRDDKQFFIDHPGAVPISTAQGEELRKLIGAPAYIECSSKTQQNVKGVFDAAIRVVLQPPKQKKKKSKAQKACSIL
- the LOC101218240 gene encoding 3-dehydroquinate synthase, chloroplastic; the protein is MATLPNSLSLSPASDLLVKSPLFKPASVGCFFPISSRSSAHLRCSSTGVEFNRNGFSGLSSRSTRGKVFASSAQIMDQSAIKTDSSAPTIVEVDLGDRSYPIYIGSGLLDQPEILQRHVHGKRVLIVTNETVAPLYLDKVTEALTIGNPNVSVESVVLPDGEKYKDMDTLMKVFDKAIESRLDRRCTFVALGGGVIGDMCGYAAASFLRGVNFIQIPTTVMAQVDSSVGGKTGINHRLGKNLIGAFYQPQCVVVDTDTLNTLPDRELASGFAEVIKYGLIRDAEFFEWQEKNMPSLMARDPAALAYAIKRSCENKAEVVSLDEKESGLRATLNLGHTFGHAIETGFGYGQWLHGEAVAVGTVMAVDMSYRLGWIDDTIVSRVLAILKQAKLPIAPPESMTVEMFKSIMAVDKKVADGLLRLILLKGPLGNCVFTGDYDRKALDETLRSFCKS